One Vespa crabro chromosome 4, iyVesCrab1.2, whole genome shotgun sequence DNA segment encodes these proteins:
- the LOC124423973 gene encoding ATP-dependent RNA helicase abstrakt — protein sequence MSQINSDERPKKRYRKEEEKNTFSDTDEDYVPYVSVKERKKQQLIKLGKINQLKEESANGGIGKSSSENEKDDADDDNGQVWGRKSNISLLDQHTELKKLAEAKKESAMEKQLKEEEKILESVAENKALMGVAELAKGIQYEDPIKTSWHPPKVVLSLGETRHERVRKKLRILVEGDDVPPPLKSFKEMKFHRGILNGLEQKGITKPTPIQVQGIPTVLSGRDMIGIAFTGSGKTLVFVLPIIMFCLEQEVGMPFIRNEGPYGLIICPSRELAKQTYDIIRHYTNSLRQAGCPDIRSCLAIGGVPVSESLEVINKGVHIMVATPGRLMDMLDKKMVKLSVCRYLCMDEADRMIDMGFEEDVRTIFSFFRGQRQTLLFSATMPKKIQNFARSALVKPVTINVGRAGAASMNVIQEVEYVKQEAKIVYLLECLQKTPPPVLIFAEKKQDVDAIHEYLLLKGVEAVAIHGGKDQEERSRSVEAFRAGRKDVLVATDVASKGLDFADVQHVINYDMPDDVENYVHRIGRTGRSGRTGIATTFINKANDESVLLDLKHLLMEAKQKVPPFLLELCSENEKYLNLGDERGCSYCGGLGHRITECPKLEAIQNKQASNIGRRDYLASNAADY from the exons atgagtcAGATTAATAGCGATGAACGACCTAAAAAA AGGTacaggaaagaagaagagaaaaatacttTCTCTGACACCGATGAGGATTATGTACCATATGTATCTGTTAAGGAACGAAAAAAGCAACAGCTTATTAAACTTGGTAAAATTAATCagttgaaagaagaaagtgcAAATGGTGGTATTGGAAAAAGTAGCAgcgaaaatgaaaaggatgaTGCTGACGATGATAACGGTCAAGTTTGGGGCCGTAAATCTAATATTTCTCTTCTAGATCAACAtacagaattaaaaaaattggcAGAAG CTAAAAAAGAGAGTGCTATGGAAAAACaattaaaggaagaagaaaagatattggAAAGTGTGGCAGAAAATAAAGCTTTAATGGGGGTTGCTGAATTGGCAAAAGGTATTCAGTATGAAGATCCAATAAAGACTAGTTGGCATCCTCCAAAGGTAGTACTTAGTCTTGGAGAAACAAGACATGAAAGAGTTAGGAAGAAATTAAGAATTTTAGTAGAGGGAGATGATGTACCTCCTCCGTTAAAGAGctttaaagaaatgaaatttcacaGAGGTATCTTGAATGGTTTAGAACAGAAAGGAATCACTAAACCTACTCCGATTCAAGTACAAGGAATACCTACTGT GCTTTCTGGTCGTGATATGATTGGTATAGCTTTTACTGGAAGTGGTAAAACATTGGTTTTTGTTCTACCCATTATAATGTTTTGCTTAGAACAAGAAGTGGGTATGCCCTTTATAAGAAACGAAGGACCATATG GTCTTATAATTTGTCCATCACGAGAATTAGCAAAACAAACTTACGATATTATTCGTCATTACACAAATAGTTTAAGACAAGCTGGTTGTCCCGATATACGTAGTTGTTTAGCAATTGGTGGAGTACCTGTATCTGAATCTTTAGAAGTCATTAATAA AGGTGTACATATAATGGTGGCTACCCCCGGACGTCTTATGGATATGCTAGACAAAAAAATGGTTAAATTAAGTGTATGTAGATATTTGTGTATGGATGAAGCAGATCGTATGATAGACATGGGTTTTGAAGAGGACGTGagaacgattttttctttcttcaga ggCCAAAGACAAACGTTACTATTCTCTGCCACTATGCCAAAAAAGATTCAAAATTTTGCTCGTTCAGCCTTGGTAAAACCTGTAACAATAAATGTTGGTCGTGCAGGTGCTGCCTCAATGAATGTAATTCAAGAGGTAGAATATGTAAAACAAGAGGCTAAGATAGTATACCTTCTAGAATGTCTTCAAAAGACTCCACCACCTGTACTTATATTTgctgaaaaaaaacaagatgtTGATGCTATTCATGAGTATCTACTTCTAAAAGGAGTAGAAGCTGTAGCAATACATGGAGGAAaag atCAAGAAGAGAGATCGCGTTCAGTTGAAGCGTTTCGTGCTGGCAGAAAAGATGTATTAGTAGCAACGGATGTTGCTTCTAAAGGTCTTGATTTTGCAGATGTACAACATGTTATAAATTACGATATGCCAGATGACGTAGAAAATTATG TACACAGAATTGGAAGAACTGGAAGATCAGGCAGAACTGGAATAGCCacaacatttattaataaagcAAATGACGAATCTGTATTACTTGATCTTAAACATTTATTGATGGAAGCAAAACAGAAAGTTCCACCATTTTTACTTGAACTTTGttctgaaaatgaaaaatatcttaatttgggag ATGAACGTGGTTGCAGTTATTGCGGTGGTCTTGGGCACAGAATTACTGAATGTCCTAAACTGGAAGCTATTCAAAATAAACAAGCATCGAATATTGGCCGCCGTGATTATCTAGCCAGTAATGCAgctgattattaa
- the LOC124423974 gene encoding nicotinamidase isoform X3 gives MDACFTAFDKDEDGFLSVSEFKLICSALFRNNLGKVYTLEEDQLQEIYSIFDLNNDGMIDREEFEICWNLWIKVCTRPKSAFLIVDVQNDFISGSLNIKHCAAQHEGLEVIEPINRLLDTVTFDAVFYSLDWHPVDHVSFIDNLPFREIDESDGISKEMVRVYDSVTFKASPSIKQRLWPRHCVQDSWGAELHKDLKIVKNAIKIYKGTNSEVDSYSVFWDNKKLTKTTLASQLQEIGTTDIYICGLAYDVCVGATAVDATTNGYRTILIDDCSRGVDLVDIEKTKANVIANNGIIVNSSQVKAMVEGRDRRPELGYKLALEIKKKLSAINEVDK, from the exons ATGGATGCATGTTTTACTGCCTTTGACAAAGATGAAGATGGATTTCTATCTGTATCAGAATTTAAACTTATATGTAGTGCCTTATTTCGCAATAATCTTGGTAAAGTTTATACACTTGAAGAAGATCAATTGcaagaaatatattcaatcTTTGATCTAAATAATGATGGAATGATAGACAGGGAAGAATTTGAA aTATGCTGGAATCTTTGGATTAAAGTTTGCACACGTCCAAAAAGTGCCTTTCTTATTGTGGATGTACAGAATGATTTTATATCAGGTTCTTTAAACATTAAACATTGTGCTGCACAACATGAGGGATTAGAAGTAATTGAACCTATTAATCGTTTATTGGATACAGTAACATTTGATGCTGTATTTTATTCACTTGATTGGCATCCTGTAGATCATGTATCTTTCATTGATAATTTACCTTTCAG ggaAATTGATGAAAGCGATGGTATATCTAAAGAAATGGTCCGAGTATATGACAGTGTAACATTTAAAGCATCACCTTCAATAAAGCAAAGGCTCTGGCCCCGTCATTGTGTTCAGGATTCATGGGGTGCTGAACTTcataaagatttaaaaatagttaaaaatgctataaaaatttacaaaggAACTAATTCGGAAGTAGATTCATACTCCGTATTTtgggataataaaaaattaacaaagacAACATTAGCTTCACAATTACAAGAGATAGGCaccacagatatatatatttgcggATTAGCATATGACGTATGCGTAGGTGCTACTGCTGTTGATGCAACAACAAATGGTTATCGTACTATTCTTATCGATGATTGTAGTCGTGGAGTTGATTTAGTGGATATTGAGAAAACGAAAGCAAATGTAATAGCTAATAATGGAATTATTGTAAATTCAAGTCAAGTAAAAGCTATGGTTGaaggaagagatagaagacCAGAACTCGGATATAAACTTGCTctggaaattaaaaagaaattaagtgCCATAAATGAGGTTGACAAATAG